One segment of Pelecanus crispus isolate bPelCri1 chromosome 2, bPelCri1.pri, whole genome shotgun sequence DNA contains the following:
- the TUBB6 gene encoding tubulin beta-6 chain isoform X1, which yields MREIVHIQAGQCGNQIGTKFWEVISDEHGIDPAGGYVGDSALQLERINVYYNESSSQKFVPRAVLVDLEPGTMDSVRSGPFGQLFRPDNFIFGQTGAGNNWAKGHYTEGAELVDSVLDVVRKECEHCDCLQGFQLTHSLGGGTGSGMGTLLISKIREEYPDRIMNTFSVMPSPKVSDTVVEPYNATLSVHQLVENTDETYCIDNEALYDICFRTLKLTTPTYGDLNHLVSATMSGVTTSLRFPGQLNADLRKLAVNMVPFPRLHFFMPGFAPLTARGSQQYRALTVPELTQQMFDAKNMMAACDPRHGRYLTVATVFRGPMSMKEVDEQMLAIQNKNSSYFVEWIPNNVKVAVCDIPPRGLKMASTFIGNSTAIQELFKRISEQFSAMFRRKAFLHWFTGEGMDEMEFTEAESNMNDLVSEYQQYQEATANDGEEAFEDDEEEINE from the exons ATGAGGGAGATCGTGCATATCCAGGCGGGACAGTGTGGAAACCAGATCGGGACCAAG TTTTGGGAAGTGATAAGTGACGAGCATGGCATTGACCCAGCCGGAGGCTATGTCGGTGACTCAGCGCTGCAGCTGGAAAGGATCAATGTCTACTATAATGAATCATCCT CCCAGAAATTTGTACCAAGAGCTGTCTTAGTGGACTTGGAGCCGGGAACCATGGATAGTGTGCGATCTGGTCCTTTTGGTCAGCTCTTTCGGCCTGATAATTTCATCTTTG GACAAACTGGTGCAGGAAACAACTGGGCTAAAGGACACTATACAGAAGGGGCAGAGTTGGTTGACTCCGTACTTGATGTAGTAAGAAAAGAGTGTGAACACTGCGATTGCTTGCAAGGATTTCAGCTCACTCATTCcctgggaggagggacagggtCTGGCATGGGAACCCTACTCATCAGCAAGATACGAGAGGAATATCCGGACAGGATAATGAATACCTTTAGTGTCATGCCCTCTCCAAAGGTTTCTGATACAGTGGTGGAGCCTTATAATGCTACCCTCTCGGTCCACCAACTGGttgaaaatacagatgaaaCCTACTGCATTGACAATGAAGCTTTGTATGACATTTGCTTCCGCACCCTGAAACTCACCACTCCAACATATGGTGATTTAAATCACTTGGTTTCTGCTACCATGAGTGGGGTAACTACATCCCTGCGTTTTCCAGGCCAACTAAATGCTGACCTCCGGAAGCTGGCAGTAAATATGGTCCCTTTCCCACGCCTTCACTTTTTCATGCCAGGCTTCGCTCCTTTGACAGCCCGAGGCAGCCAACAATACCGAGCACTCACCGTTCCAGAGCTCACCCAGCAGATGTTTGATGCCAAAAATATGATGGCAGCCTGTGACCCAAGACATGGCCGATACTTGACAGTGGCTACGGTCTTCCGTGGTCCCATGTCCATGAAGGAGGTTGATGAGCAGATGTTGGCCATCCAGAACAAGAACAGCAGTTACTTTGTGGAGTGGATCCCAAACAACGTCAAGGTGGCAGTGTGTGACATACCTCCTCGTGGCCTCAAGATGGCTTCCACGTTCATTGGCAACAGCACTGCTATTCAAGAGCTCTTCAAAAGGATCTCGGAGCAGTTTTCAGCCATGTTTAGGAGAAAGGCCTTCCTCCACTGGTTCACAGGAGAAGGAATGGATGAAATGGAatttacagaagcagaaagcaacaTGAATGATCTGGTTTCAGAGTACCAGCAATACCAAGAAGCAACAGCAAATGATGGAGAGGAAGCatttgaagatgatgaagaagaaaTCAATGAATAA
- the TUBB6 gene encoding tubulin beta-6 chain isoform X2, translating to MREIVHIQAGQCGNQIGTKKFVPRAVLVDLEPGTMDSVRSGPFGQLFRPDNFIFGQTGAGNNWAKGHYTEGAELVDSVLDVVRKECEHCDCLQGFQLTHSLGGGTGSGMGTLLISKIREEYPDRIMNTFSVMPSPKVSDTVVEPYNATLSVHQLVENTDETYCIDNEALYDICFRTLKLTTPTYGDLNHLVSATMSGVTTSLRFPGQLNADLRKLAVNMVPFPRLHFFMPGFAPLTARGSQQYRALTVPELTQQMFDAKNMMAACDPRHGRYLTVATVFRGPMSMKEVDEQMLAIQNKNSSYFVEWIPNNVKVAVCDIPPRGLKMASTFIGNSTAIQELFKRISEQFSAMFRRKAFLHWFTGEGMDEMEFTEAESNMNDLVSEYQQYQEATANDGEEAFEDDEEEINE from the exons ATGAGGGAGATCGTGCATATCCAGGCGGGACAGTGTGGAAACCAGATCGGGACCAAG AAATTTGTACCAAGAGCTGTCTTAGTGGACTTGGAGCCGGGAACCATGGATAGTGTGCGATCTGGTCCTTTTGGTCAGCTCTTTCGGCCTGATAATTTCATCTTTG GACAAACTGGTGCAGGAAACAACTGGGCTAAAGGACACTATACAGAAGGGGCAGAGTTGGTTGACTCCGTACTTGATGTAGTAAGAAAAGAGTGTGAACACTGCGATTGCTTGCAAGGATTTCAGCTCACTCATTCcctgggaggagggacagggtCTGGCATGGGAACCCTACTCATCAGCAAGATACGAGAGGAATATCCGGACAGGATAATGAATACCTTTAGTGTCATGCCCTCTCCAAAGGTTTCTGATACAGTGGTGGAGCCTTATAATGCTACCCTCTCGGTCCACCAACTGGttgaaaatacagatgaaaCCTACTGCATTGACAATGAAGCTTTGTATGACATTTGCTTCCGCACCCTGAAACTCACCACTCCAACATATGGTGATTTAAATCACTTGGTTTCTGCTACCATGAGTGGGGTAACTACATCCCTGCGTTTTCCAGGCCAACTAAATGCTGACCTCCGGAAGCTGGCAGTAAATATGGTCCCTTTCCCACGCCTTCACTTTTTCATGCCAGGCTTCGCTCCTTTGACAGCCCGAGGCAGCCAACAATACCGAGCACTCACCGTTCCAGAGCTCACCCAGCAGATGTTTGATGCCAAAAATATGATGGCAGCCTGTGACCCAAGACATGGCCGATACTTGACAGTGGCTACGGTCTTCCGTGGTCCCATGTCCATGAAGGAGGTTGATGAGCAGATGTTGGCCATCCAGAACAAGAACAGCAGTTACTTTGTGGAGTGGATCCCAAACAACGTCAAGGTGGCAGTGTGTGACATACCTCCTCGTGGCCTCAAGATGGCTTCCACGTTCATTGGCAACAGCACTGCTATTCAAGAGCTCTTCAAAAGGATCTCGGAGCAGTTTTCAGCCATGTTTAGGAGAAAGGCCTTCCTCCACTGGTTCACAGGAGAAGGAATGGATGAAATGGAatttacagaagcagaaagcaacaTGAATGATCTGGTTTCAGAGTACCAGCAATACCAAGAAGCAACAGCAAATGATGGAGAGGAAGCatttgaagatgatgaagaagaaaTCAATGAATAA